A window of the Vespa velutina chromosome 7, iVesVel2.1, whole genome shotgun sequence genome harbors these coding sequences:
- the LOC124950634 gene encoding cuticle protein 16.8-like encodes MKSLIIVFVLSTSCLGEVSHILSEYSTTTTSTLPPPPQPYSFQYKAGRYPGHVDRIHQESGDGSGTVYGSYSFIDPKYKVRRVEYVADKNGFHPSLINYDDTLKQPVDSEAVKLAKERHFQLYEKLADANAHDIPINVPKDSVSVLKAKDKHLQLYQKIAEEHAAIASQREAERTAYEATSIINDVNEHQTY; translated from the exons atgaagagttTGATC ATCGTCTTCGTTTTATCGACTTCCTGTCTTGGAGAGGTCTCACACATTTTATCAGAATATTCGACGACAACTACCAGCACATTACCACCACCTCCACAACCATACAGTTTTCAATACAAAGCGGGACGATATCCAGGACACGTTGATCGAATTCATCAAGAATCTGGAGATGGTTCCGGAACCGTTTATG GATCTTACTCGTTCATCGATCCTAAATACAAAGTACGAAGAGTGGAATATGTGGCTGATAAAAATGGATTTCATCCATCGTTGATAAATTACGACGATACGCTTAAACAGCCTGTTGATTCAGAAGCTGTGAAACTCGCGAAGGAAAGACATTTTCAGCTTTATGAAAAATTAGCTGATGCTAATGCCCACGATATACCAATAAATGTACCAAAG GATTCTGTTAGTGTATTAAAAGCGAAGGACAAACATTTACAGCTCTACCAGAAGATTGCCGAAGAACACGCGGCTATCGCATCTCAAAGAGAAGCAGAGCGTACAGCATATGAAGCAACTTCGATTATTAATGACGTTAATGAACATCAAACATATTAA
- the LOC124950425 gene encoding synaptosomal-associated protein 29, giving the protein MAGQHYLSDTKNPFFELEDDVDDETFLKSAPRASGSSYNYANNFDNELEVKRQQLMQRRREIEERTIHSSERSISLLRDSEQIGAATAEELIRQREQLERTEKRLDDINSTLRFSQKHIQGIKSVFGSLKNYLSGKSLDTPVPSTKLPESTSFGSTSSPTLSNSLDQVQTNMVNNHPSFKLQGLVDDDEDRKTNTSTNNITKVLEKNLDEMSGSLARLKGLAIGLSEEIESQNDLIDNVRDKVEITDITLQKQNKDLTYLLKK; this is encoded by the exons ATGGCAGGACAACATTATTTGAGTGATACAAAGAATCCATTTTTTGAGTTAGAAGATGATGTAGACGacgaaacatttttaaaaagtgcACCAAGGGCATCTGGCTCATCGTATAATTATGCTAATAATTTTGACAATGAACTTGAAGTTAAACGTCAACAGTTAATGCAACgtagaagagaaatagaagagcgTACTATTCATTCATCAGAGcgatctatttctcttttaagagACTCTGAACAGATTGGTGCAGCTACAGCAGAG GAATTAATTAGACAAAGAGAGCAATTAGAAAGGACAGAAAAGAGGTTGGATGATATTAACAGTACATTGAGATTTAGTCAAAAACATATTCAAGGTATAAAGAGTGTTTTTGGtagtttaaaaaattaccTCAGTGGAAAATCGCTTGACACACCTGTACCGTCTACTAAACTACCAGAATCTACGAGTTTTGGATCTACATCATCGCCAACTTTATCTAATTCCTTAGATCAAGTGCAAACTAATATGGTTAATAATCATCCATCGTTTAAACTTCAAGGTCTTGTAGATGACGATGAAGATCGAAAAACAAATACatctacaaataatataacaaaagttttagaaaaaaatttagatgAAATGAGTGGATCTCTAGCACGATTAAAAGGTTTAGCAATCGGACTTTCAGAAGAGATTGAGTcacaaaatgatttaattgacAATGTAAGAGATAAGGTGGAAATAACAGATATTACATTACAAAAACAGAATAAAGATCTTACATATTTACTAAAAAAGTAA
- the LOC124950426 gene encoding gamma-secretase subunit pen-2: MDLSKLTNERKLYLCRWYFRAGFALLPFLWAVNAIWFIREAFIVPPYEEQKQIKRYVIFSGIGAILWMIALVAWIVIFQTQRAAWGEFADHISYIIPIGVP, encoded by the exons atgGATTTATCAAAACttacaaatgaaagaaaattatatctttgCCGATGGTATTTTCGTG ctGGATTTGCATTGCTTCCATTTCTTTGGGCTGTTAATGCAATTTGGTTTATACGAGAGGCTTTTATCGTACCGCCTTATGAGGAACAAAAACAGATTAAAagat ATGTAATATTTTCTGGCATTGGAGCTATCTTATGGATGATTGCCCTTGTTGCATGGATCGTAATATTTCAAACACAAAGAGCTGCCTGGGGAGAATTTGCAGATCATATTAGTTATATCATCCCTATTGGTGTTCCTTGA